Below is a genomic region from Streptomyces sp. NBC_00461.
TGGGCGCCTGTCTGCTCGCCGCACCGGCGCTGCGGCGCGTCCTGGAACACGAGCGTGTGTGGCGGGTGGTGCGCCGCATGGGCGGCGTCAGCATGACGCTGTACCTGTGGCACATGCTGCCGGTGCTGGTGGCCGCCGCCGCGTTCTACCTCACCGGCCTCGCGCCCGAGCCCGCCCTCGGATCGGCGGACTGGTGGGCCCTGCGAGCGCCCTGGCTCCTGGTGCTCGGCGTCGTCCTGAGCGTCGCGGTGTCGGCGCTACGGCCGTGGGAGGGCAACCTGATCAAGTGGTACGAGCGGGCCCGCCCCGACACCGGCCCGTACCGCGTCTGGCTGCTGTGGCCGGGCCTGGCCTCCGGCGCCCTCGCCCTGACCCGCTTCGCCACGCGCGGCTTCGCCTACGACGGCCGATTCCCCGCGCTGCCCGCACTGGGCCTGGCCGCGGGCACGGCACTGGTACTGCTCCACCGGCGGCCCGCCGACGACAGCACCGAGCACCGCGAAAACGCCGAAGACGCCGAAGACGCGTTGGAGGAGGCGGCCTGACTCGGGCGCTGAGCCCGGCCGCGGTCACCGACCGGTGATATTTGCCCATCGATGAGCAACAAACTAGTCTGCACATCGATGGGCAATTAACTCGACCGCTAGGAGCCACCGATGCCCTCCCTTGCCAACACCCCCGTGGAGAAGATGGCCGGGCCCTACGCGCGGCGCTGGTGGGCCCTGCTGGTCCTGTGTCTGAGCCTGCTGATCGTGGTCATGGCGAACACATCGTTGATCGTGGCGGCGCCGGGCATGACGAAGGACCTCGGGCTGAGCAGCAGCGACCTGCAGTGGGTCATCGACGGCTACACCGTCCCGTACGCGGCGCTGATGCTGCTCCTGGGCTCGATCGGCGACAAGTACAGCCGCCGCGGCGCACTCGTCGCCGGCCTGGTGATCTTCGCCGGCGGTTCCGTGATGGGCAGCCTGGTCCACCAGACCGGCCTGGTCATCACGGCCCGGGCGATCATGGGTGTCGGTGCCGCGGTGGTGATGCCGGCCACGCTGTCACTGCTCGTCGCGATCTTCCCCAGGAGTGAGCGCGCCAAGGCCATCACGGCCTGGACCGCCACCTCCGGGCTCGCGATCGCCGTGGGCCCCCTGGTTGCCGGGTACCTGCTGGGGGACCACGCCTGGGGCTCCACCTTCCTGATCAACGTCCCCATCGCCGTCGCCGCGGTCATCGGCGCCCTGACGCTGGTCCCGCCCTCCAGGGCGGCGACGATGGGCCGTATCGACTACGTGGGCGGTCTGCTCTCCATCGTCTCCGTCGGCAGCCTGGTCTACGCGACCATCGAGGGCCCGCACTTCGGGTGGGGCGCCGGCCCGATCGCCGCCGCCGTGGTGGCAGGGCTTGGCCTGGTGGCCTTCGTCGCCTGGGAGTTGCGCCACCCGCACCCCATGCTGGACGTCCGCAGGTTCCGGCTGCGTCCCTTCAGCGGCTCCATGCTGGCGGTGCTGTTCTTCTTCTTCGGCACCTTCGGTGCGATCTACTACGCCACGCAGTTCCTGCAGTTCGTCCTCGGCTACGACGCCCTGGAGACCGGGGTACGGCTGCTGCCGCTGGCCGGTGCCGTCTTCGTCGGCGCCGCGATCACCGGCCGGCTGACGCCGAAGCTGGGGATGAAGCCGATGGTGGCGGCCGGCATGGCGATCGGCACGTTCGGCGTCTTCCTGCTCACTCAGATCGACAAGAACTCGACGTACACCGACTTCCTGCCGACGATGGCGCTCCTCGGCTTCGCGATCGGTCTGAGCGTGTCCCCGGCCACCGACACGATCATGGGTTCCTTCCCGGAGAGCGAGCTGGGCGTCGGCGGTGGAGCCAACGACACCGCGCTGGAGCTCGGCGGCTCCCTCGGCATCGCGATCCTCGGCTCGCTGCTCGGCACCGCCTACCGCGACAAGCTGACCGAGATGATCGGCGGCCACCTCCCGGCCGCCGCCCTGGACACCGCCAAGGACTCGGTGGGCGGCGGCCTGGCGGTCGCCGAAGAGGTCGCGAAGAACCCCACCGGCGGGGCGCAGCAGGCGCAGGCCCTGGTCGACGCCGTGCACGAGTCGTTCGCCCACGGCGTCGCCCGGACCAGTCTGATCGGCGGGATCATCATGGCCGCCGGAACGCTGATCGTCCTCGCGGTGCTGCCCGGCCGCCGGACGGCCGGCGAGGCCCGTACCGCGGAGCCGTCGGTGTCGGTTGAGGCGAGCCGGGAGCCGGAGTTCACGGACTCCCACTGACCACCGGGCGAACCGTGGCGCCACCGGGTTGAGTGATTGAAGGTTCAAACTAGTGGTCGGTAGAGTGTGCCCATGTCCACGACGCCACGCTGGCTCAACGCCGACGAACGACGGGCCTGGCTGGCCTACGTCGACTTCTCCACCCTGCTCGCCGACCATCTGAACCGGCAGCTGCGGCGTGACGCCGGTATGACGCACGCCGACTACAGCCTGCTCGCCCACCTCTCCTCCACGCCCGACGGTGTTCTCGGCATGTCCGAGCTGGCCCAACGGCTCAAGATCACTCGCAGCCGGCTCACCCACGCCGTGAACCGGTTGCGCGAAGTCGGCCTCGTGGACCGCAGGGAGGACCCTGACGACGGCCGCGGCCAGCTCGCCGTCCTCACCGACGGGGGCAAGGCCCTGCTGGAGCGGGCCGCCCCGGGACATGTCGACGCCGTGCGCCGGGCCGTGTTCGACGCGCTCACCCCGGAACAGGTACGGCAGTTCGCGGAGATCGGTGAAGCCATCAGCGACGCCCTGCACCGGGCCGAGAGTGCCGAGACCGACCCGGCGGTGCTGCCGTGGCGGCGCCGGTAGTGACCGGTAGTGGCAGGTGACAGGCGAGAGGCAACAGGCCTGCAGGAAGCGGCCGTTGGAGGAGCTAGATGTGCTGGCTGTCGAGGCCTGTGCGTGCCGGCTCGGGGCGGTGGACGCCGCGTGGCCGGTAGCCGAGGTCGTCGGAACGGCCCAGCAGGTCAGCGAGATACCAGATGATCGCGAGCCACATCTCGGTCCCTTGAAGACCCGGTTCGGGGCCGGGGCCCGTGGGCCCGAAGCCGAACCCCCGGCCGTCGTGCCAGCGGGGCAGGACGGCGGCCAGCTGCCCCTCGGCCCAGGCCCGGATCTCGGCCGTACGGTAGCCGTCGCCCCCGGAGCCCGCACCGAGCTGTCGGCTGCACAGCCACAAGGGGTGGATTACGTCCAGCACGTTGCAGGCGTTCTCCCGGCCCGCACCGAAGTGGCGGGAGTCGCGGGCGTGGTCCAGAACCGCGTCCACGACCCGCTCCGGATACGGCACCGGCAGCCCGAACTGGGCGAAGGAGCCGCGCGTCAGCCGGTAGTAGCCGTTGACGACCTGCAACCGCCCGTCCTCGGGCGACGCGCTGCCCCACATGCCGGTCCACGGGTCGGCCCGGGTGACCAGCCAGCCGAACAACGCTTCCGGCGCACCGCCGTCCTGGCCGCCGCTCCCGTCCCCGTGCCGCAGATTCCAGTGCACGGCCGTGGCCCAGGCGTCGATCCATGCACCGGCACCCCACACGCCGTCGCGCCACGGCAACTCCTCGACCCGCGTGATGAGTTGACGTGCCGTCATCTCTCGTGCCCCGCGCACCGGATGACGGAAGGAGGCGCCCAGCAGGTCGAGCGCGTAGCCGACCGACAGGATGTGGTAGAGCGCGGCACCCTCACCGATGAAGCCGTCGTCGTCCGCCGCAGGCGCCGGTTCGCCCAGTTCCGGCACCAGACCGGTCTGCGGATCCTGCGCGGTGTGCAGTCGCCGCACATGCTCGTCGGTGGTCAGCTGCTCGGGCGCCGAGCCCAGCAGCAGGCCGGCGATCTCCACGGCGTCGCAGTGCGCCCGCACGGTGGGTGTCCTACCGGGACGGTCGACGTACCGCTCGCCGTCCCAGCAGCGCGCGAGGATGTCGGCCGCCTGCGCGCGGGCGGTGTCGGCGAACCGGGTCAGCGGGCCTTGGGGAGCCGGAGCGGTGGGAGTCGTGGTGGGGGAGTCCCGGCGGTCGCGGAGGGGACGTGCCGGATTCCCGGCCGCCACCGTCCACGCCGGGAGATCCTTGGTGACGACGGCTCCCGCGCCGATGACGCAGTGGTCCCCGATGGTCACCCCGTCCACCACGACCACGTGCGAGCCGATCCACACGTCGTCCCCGACCTTGATCCCCCTGCTGCTGAGCGGCTGTTGGAAGACCGGACGATCGGGTGCCATCGAATGGTTGAAGCCGAGCAGGGACGTGTGCGCGCCGATCCGTACGCCGTCGCCCAGCACGATCGTGCCCCGCACCGTGGTGAACGGGTTCAGCGTGCAGTCCGCTCCGGTGGTCAACTCCCCGGTGACATAGGCGTGCGCGGCGATGTACGAGTGGTCGCCCAGGCGCAACCGGTCCGGGAACACCGCCGCGGAATGGGCGACGTAGCACCGTTCGCCGATCCCGCTGTCCCCGCCGACTGCTTGCTGCCGCGCCCGCTGGGCATGCCGCTGCTCCTCGCTCGCGGCCTCGGCGAACAGCCACGGACAGTGGTCGAAATGCCGTACAGACGCGTCCTGTTGGTGATCCAGATCCATGAGCCGAACGGTAGGCAGCCAGACGCCCGCCGGGAAGGGGCCGTAGTGGGAAGCATGACTGTCAGAGGCTCGCCGTACTCTCCGGCAGATGACCCTGGAGCGGCTGCTGCACCCGCAGGTGGCGCTGAACCCGCCGTTGGCCGCCGAGGTGTGGGTCTTCGACAGCACGCCGACGCAGGTCCTGCTGGTGCGGCACCGCCGGCGGGAATGGGTGCCGCCCGGCGTTCATTGGGCAAGTCGGTTGTCGGGCAATGATGTGTCGGCTGCCCCGAACTCCGCCTCGCGGCCCGCCCGACAGGGATCAGGCCGTCGAGGACGTCGACGACGAACTGGGACGCGGGGCATGGCTTCGAACTCGTCTCGTGAGTCGTCGTTCAGCACCGTGTACGTATCAGGTGACGGATGCTCAGCGATGGCTGGGCCCGCCGGTCAGTCGATGCCTTCGATGATGCGGAAGTCGCGCTCGAAGCCGTCGGGGAGGGCCACCAGCGCCTTCTGGTATGCCTCGCTCTCGTATGCCGCGACGGCCTGTTCAAGGCTGTCGAACTCGATCAGAACGACGCGTTGCGTGATTCCGGCCTCGTGGGCGACGACTCGACCGCCACGGGACAGGACGCGCCCGCCCCCAGCCTGGACAGCCGGACGGGCCAGCTTGCCGTAGGCAGTCAGCGTCTCAGGGTCCGAAATGGCGGGGTAGACACTGACCCAGTAGCCCTTAGCCATGGAAACCTCCTGTGTTCGGCCGGACACGTCCGCCTTCGAAGTGACACTCAGATCGATCGATCCCGGCGACGGGTATTGCGGTCAGTTGGATCGTCATATGCGCAGGTTAGGGCTTGCTGTGCGGTCGAGGGAAAGACCGGTACGGGATAGACTCAGAACGGATCGTTATCAATCGGCAGGGAGGGCATGTGGCGCCGGATACGGTGAGCCTGCGGTACTTCCTGGTGCTGGCGCAGGAGTTGAACTTCACCCGCGCGGCCGCGCAGATCGGTATCGCACAGCCGGCACTCAGCGCCCGGATGCGCCGATTAGAGGCGGAACTCGGTACGGCCCTGCTGGTCCGCAACACGCGTAGCGTCGTATTGACCACGGCCGGTGCGGCTTTGGCGGAGTCCGCGCCGCCCGCGCTGGCGGCACTGGACCGGGCGTGGGACACCGCCCGAAGCGCGGCGGTCGGTGAACTGGGCACGCTGCGCATCGGATACAGCCTCAGCACCGGGGCCGAGACGGTACCGGCCCTGGTGGACAGGCTGATTCGCGGCAACAGCGGACTCGAGGTCGGCGCGGTCCCGATGGCGACACCGGAGATCTCCCCCGCGGTCGCCGACGGCCGCATCGATGCCGGGATCACCCGCGGTGAACAGCCGGGCCGTGGCGTGCGCCGATTCCTGCTGCGGCGTATGCGCATCGGGGTCCAGCTGGCGCAGCACCATCCGCTGGCCGAACACCCGGAGATCGAGATCGCCGACGCGGCCGCGTATCCGCTACGGCTCCCGGACCGTGCGGCCAACCCCGTGATCCACGATCAGCTGTCCGCACTGTTCCGAGACGCCCGACCACACCCCCGATTCCACACGCCCGCAGTCTCTTTCGACATGTCTCAGCGCGACCTGCGCGACGGGGTCACCCTCGCCCCGGCCGGAGAAGCCGCGGCCACGGCATCACCGGCCGGTCTCACCTGGCGACCGCTGCGAGGCGCGCCCAGCCTGACGATCCACCTGGTCCTCCCACGCGAGCAGTCGCCACTGCACCGTCGCATCCGTGCCGTCGCCAAAACCCTGGCGCGCGAGCTGCACTGGCTGCCGGACTGACGCGCAAGAGGTCAAGCGAGACGGACGCCTGCGGTGGCGAGGCCGAAGACCCTGCGCCCGGCGGACTTCGCGGTGATGACGACGACGGTGGTCTTGCTGAATGTCCGACACGACCAGCCGACACCGAACCGGACAAGCACGGGTAACCGGCGGGAACGCCCGCCGTCCACGGCGTCCATGACGTCGGTCAATGCTTAACGCCAACCACTGTTCCATTGCTCTTACCGACGCCAATTGCATCGGATGCGAATAGGCGACACCCGTCCTGGAAGCGGGCTCAGAACCGAATAGAAGCGGTCCCGCGAGGGGTGTTGGCCTCGCAAGTACGGTAGTGGTCTTGTCGGCGGACATCTGCGGGT
It encodes:
- a CDS encoding LysR family transcriptional regulator; the protein is MAPDTVSLRYFLVLAQELNFTRAAAQIGIAQPALSARMRRLEAELGTALLVRNTRSVVLTTAGAALAESAPPALAALDRAWDTARSAAVGELGTLRIGYSLSTGAETVPALVDRLIRGNSGLEVGAVPMATPEISPAVADGRIDAGITRGEQPGRGVRRFLLRRMRIGVQLAQHHPLAEHPEIEIADAAAYPLRLPDRAANPVIHDQLSALFRDARPHPRFHTPAVSFDMSQRDLRDGVTLAPAGEAAATASPAGLTWRPLRGAPSLTIHLVLPREQSPLHRRIRAVAKTLARELHWLPD
- a CDS encoding DUF1330 domain-containing protein yields the protein MAKGYWVSVYPAISDPETLTAYGKLARPAVQAGGGRVLSRGGRVVAHEAGITQRVVLIEFDSLEQAVAAYESEAYQKALVALPDGFERDFRIIEGID
- a CDS encoding MarR family winged helix-turn-helix transcriptional regulator; the encoded protein is MSTTPRWLNADERRAWLAYVDFSTLLADHLNRQLRRDAGMTHADYSLLAHLSSTPDGVLGMSELAQRLKITRSRLTHAVNRLREVGLVDRREDPDDGRGQLAVLTDGGKALLERAAPGHVDAVRRAVFDALTPEQVRQFAEIGEAISDALHRAESAETDPAVLPWRRR
- a CDS encoding MFS transporter, whose translation is MPSLANTPVEKMAGPYARRWWALLVLCLSLLIVVMANTSLIVAAPGMTKDLGLSSSDLQWVIDGYTVPYAALMLLLGSIGDKYSRRGALVAGLVIFAGGSVMGSLVHQTGLVITARAIMGVGAAVVMPATLSLLVAIFPRSERAKAITAWTATSGLAIAVGPLVAGYLLGDHAWGSTFLINVPIAVAAVIGALTLVPPSRAATMGRIDYVGGLLSIVSVGSLVYATIEGPHFGWGAGPIAAAVVAGLGLVAFVAWELRHPHPMLDVRRFRLRPFSGSMLAVLFFFFGTFGAIYYATQFLQFVLGYDALETGVRLLPLAGAVFVGAAITGRLTPKLGMKPMVAAGMAIGTFGVFLLTQIDKNSTYTDFLPTMALLGFAIGLSVSPATDTIMGSFPESELGVGGGANDTALELGGSLGIAILGSLLGTAYRDKLTEMIGGHLPAAALDTAKDSVGGGLAVAEEVAKNPTGGAQQAQALVDAVHESFAHGVARTSLIGGIIMAAGTLIVLAVLPGRRTAGEARTAEPSVSVEASREPEFTDSH
- a CDS encoding acyltransferase; translation: MDLDHQQDASVRHFDHCPWLFAEAASEEQRHAQRARQQAVGGDSGIGERCYVAHSAAVFPDRLRLGDHSYIAAHAYVTGELTTGADCTLNPFTTVRGTIVLGDGVRIGAHTSLLGFNHSMAPDRPVFQQPLSSRGIKVGDDVWIGSHVVVVDGVTIGDHCVIGAGAVVTKDLPAWTVAAGNPARPLRDRRDSPTTTPTAPAPQGPLTRFADTARAQAADILARCWDGERYVDRPGRTPTVRAHCDAVEIAGLLLGSAPEQLTTDEHVRRLHTAQDPQTGLVPELGEPAPAADDDGFIGEGAALYHILSVGYALDLLGASFRHPVRGAREMTARQLITRVEELPWRDGVWGAGAWIDAWATAVHWNLRHGDGSGGQDGGAPEALFGWLVTRADPWTGMWGSASPEDGRLQVVNGYYRLTRGSFAQFGLPVPYPERVVDAVLDHARDSRHFGAGRENACNVLDVIHPLWLCSRQLGAGSGGDGYRTAEIRAWAEGQLAAVLPRWHDGRGFGFGPTGPGPEPGLQGTEMWLAIIWYLADLLGRSDDLGYRPRGVHRPEPARTGLDSQHI